The Oceanococcus sp. HetDA_MAG_MS8 genome window below encodes:
- a CDS encoding VWA domain-containing protein, with protein MFSRRGKTTHGGFYESFSDVIFATMAIFILLMTVFMVVIKTGQALPKTPIVSSTPQEPTLANQQAELLRERFEQELILQSRQQAAAARRDELQALVSGLQEQLQVTQAEIEAEQVSAIDAQRSINTVTIKERIVEIVVVIDASNSMRDEIRELRQVVGRMAQLFPYVTKEFRIGIIAHAHARNASRMERFALSTIRRTSDDGGVSYRRVADWLSAIRPRGGASRVLEASELAVGMFGRPQANHHQIVMVIGDVGPTEMDLGGAMHPFATQRMSRMQQVLTRFASSHQDRKLIMHFSGLDNLRGYDALKYRQARRLFKDIANISGQSGTYSENPTTMFVDFLVASLEQKS; from the coding sequence ATGTTCTCGCGCCGAGGGAAAACAACCCATGGAGGATTTTATGAGTCCTTTAGCGATGTGATTTTCGCCACCATGGCCATCTTCATTTTGTTGATGACCGTCTTTATGGTGGTCATCAAAACCGGTCAGGCTCTACCCAAGACACCCATTGTCAGTTCCACGCCGCAGGAGCCGACCTTAGCCAATCAACAAGCCGAGCTATTGCGCGAACGTTTTGAGCAAGAGCTGATCCTCCAGTCTCGGCAACAGGCCGCTGCCGCGCGTCGCGATGAGCTTCAGGCGCTGGTGTCGGGTCTGCAAGAGCAGCTCCAAGTCACCCAAGCGGAGATAGAAGCCGAGCAAGTCTCCGCGATTGATGCCCAGCGCAGTATCAATACCGTCACCATCAAAGAACGCATCGTCGAGATCGTGGTCGTGATCGATGCGTCCAACTCAATGCGCGACGAAATTCGCGAGCTGCGTCAGGTGGTCGGGCGTATGGCCCAGCTCTTTCCCTATGTCACCAAGGAGTTTCGGATTGGCATCATCGCGCACGCGCACGCCCGGAATGCCTCGCGAATGGAGCGTTTCGCCTTGAGTACCATTCGCCGTACTAGTGATGATGGGGGTGTCAGCTACCGGCGTGTGGCAGACTGGCTCAGCGCCATTCGCCCGCGCGGCGGAGCCTCTCGCGTACTCGAAGCCTCGGAGCTGGCGGTCGGTATGTTTGGCCGCCCACAAGCCAATCATCACCAGATTGTGATGGTCATTGGTGATGTGGGGCCTACAGAGATGGACCTCGGCGGTGCCATGCATCCTTTTGCGACCCAGCGCATGTCCCGCATGCAGCAGGTTTTGACGCGCTTTGCCAGCAGCCACCAAGACCGCAAGCTCATCATGCATTTCTCCGGCTTGGATAACCTGCGCGGCTACGATGCTCTGAAATACCGCCAGGCCCGGCGCTTATTCAAAGACATCGCCAACATCTCCGGACAATCGGGCACCTACAGCGAAAACCCAACCACCATGTTCGTCGACTTCTTAGTGGCCTCGCTGGAGCAAAAATCGTAG
- a CDS encoding ABC-F family ATPase, with product MLAANNITQQFGAKPLFENISQKFGEGNRYGLIGANGCGKSTLMKILGGDLQQTSGNVSLDPGERIGKLRQDQFGFEKYTVIDTVIMGHTELWAVKEERDRIYAQPEMSEEDGMRAGELEAQFMEFDGYSAEARAGDLLLGLGIPEAQHYGLMSEIAPGWKLRVLLAQALFSEPDILLLDEPTNNLDIHTIQWLEDTLNQRDSTMIIISHDRHFLNSVCTHMADLDFGELRVYPGNYDDYMLASTQARAQLISDNAKKKAQIKELQAFVARFSANASKAKQATSRARQIDKIELAEVKVSSRSNPYIRFEMEKKLFRNALVVEETSKAFGEHAIFNKLSFTVEVGERVAVIGENGIGKSTLLRMLMGEAEYAPDSGSVNWSENANIGYYAQDHSADFDSDMTLFEWMSQWRQPGDDDQVIRGILGRLLFSADAITKPLRVLSGGEQGRMLFGKIMLQRPNIIVMDEPTNHMDMESIESLNMALELFEGTLIFVSHDREFVSSLATRIIELKGDRYEDFGGGYEDYLRSQA from the coding sequence GTGCTCGCTGCCAACAACATCACCCAGCAATTCGGCGCCAAGCCACTATTCGAGAATATTTCGCAGAAGTTTGGCGAAGGCAACCGCTATGGCCTGATCGGCGCCAACGGCTGCGGCAAGTCCACCTTAATGAAGATTCTGGGCGGCGACTTACAGCAAACCTCGGGTAACGTCAGTCTGGATCCTGGCGAGCGCATCGGCAAGCTGCGTCAGGATCAGTTCGGCTTCGAAAAGTACACGGTCATCGACACCGTCATCATGGGCCATACCGAACTCTGGGCGGTCAAAGAAGAGCGTGATCGCATCTACGCTCAGCCTGAGATGAGCGAAGAGGATGGCATGCGCGCCGGTGAGCTGGAGGCCCAGTTCATGGAGTTTGACGGTTATAGCGCCGAGGCACGTGCTGGCGACTTGCTACTAGGCCTCGGAATTCCCGAAGCGCAGCACTACGGTTTGATGAGTGAGATTGCTCCAGGCTGGAAGCTGCGCGTACTACTCGCCCAGGCCCTGTTCTCCGAGCCAGACATCCTGTTGCTGGACGAGCCCACCAACAACCTCGACATCCACACCATCCAATGGTTGGAAGATACGCTCAATCAGCGCGACTCCACCATGATCATCATCTCCCACGATCGCCACTTTCTCAACAGCGTCTGCACGCACATGGCCGACCTGGATTTCGGCGAACTGCGGGTATACCCCGGCAACTACGATGACTACATGTTGGCCTCGACCCAGGCCCGTGCTCAGCTCATTTCGGACAATGCCAAGAAGAAGGCGCAAATCAAAGAGCTGCAAGCCTTTGTGGCTCGTTTCTCTGCCAACGCCTCCAAGGCCAAGCAGGCTACCTCCCGCGCCCGGCAGATCGACAAAATTGAACTGGCCGAGGTTAAAGTCTCCAGCCGATCCAACCCCTACATCCGCTTCGAGATGGAAAAGAAGCTCTTCCGCAATGCCCTAGTCGTGGAAGAAACCAGCAAGGCCTTTGGCGAGCACGCCATTTTCAACAAACTCTCGTTCACTGTTGAAGTGGGCGAACGGGTGGCTGTAATTGGGGAAAACGGAATCGGCAAATCCACCCTGCTGCGCATGCTCATGGGCGAAGCCGAATACGCGCCAGACAGCGGCAGTGTGAATTGGTCTGAGAATGCCAACATCGGCTATTACGCCCAGGATCATTCGGCAGATTTCGACTCCGATATGACCCTATTCGAGTGGATGAGCCAATGGCGCCAACCCGGCGACGATGACCAAGTCATTCGCGGCATCCTAGGCCGCCTGCTCTTCTCGGCCGATGCCATCACCAAGCCTTTGCGCGTCCTATCAGGAGGCGAGCAGGGCCGCATGCTCTTCGGCAAAATCATGCTGCAGCGGCCCAACATCATCGTTATGGACGAGCCCACCAACCACATGGACATGGAGTCCATCGAGTCGCTGAACATGGCTTTGGAGCTTTTCGAAGGCACCTTGATCTTCGTCAGCCATGACCGCGAGTTTGTCTCCAGCTTGGCCACTCGCATCATTGAACTCAAAGGTGACCGCTACGAAGATTTCGGTGGGGGCTACGAGGACTATTTACGCAGCCAAGCCTGA
- a CDS encoding MotA/TolQ/ExbB proton channel family protein codes for MNALNSWLRWLSVLLLATVAIGTSFAVSWTNPGLSNVVEYTMYGVILGLAATLIGRQYGVMRMLQNEADRAGDVVRELAPAIDRDRESTGDGKPSQHTREAIQRLAHKIPNLQESTPRGSRRYYFERHIAALESMSQSGHEPSQAVLIEILHERLSADNKAVELFASVLITLGLIGTILGLMLMMNSLTDVMMASGGGDGLLRALAGDEGPLAGLGVAFMTTLMGSVLGGVVLRVLTGIVERSISEFVALVAELSEVHIIGRLK; via the coding sequence ATGAATGCACTCAATAGCTGGCTACGCTGGTTGAGCGTTTTGCTCCTGGCCACCGTCGCCATTGGGACCAGCTTTGCCGTGAGCTGGACGAATCCCGGTTTGTCCAATGTGGTGGAGTACACCATGTATGGGGTGATCCTGGGCCTGGCTGCCACTCTGATCGGCCGACAGTATGGGGTGATGCGGATGCTGCAAAACGAAGCCGACCGGGCCGGCGATGTGGTTCGCGAACTTGCCCCCGCCATCGATCGTGACCGCGAAAGCACTGGTGATGGTAAGCCTTCGCAACATACCCGTGAGGCCATTCAAAGGCTGGCTCACAAGATCCCCAACCTGCAAGAGTCCACACCACGTGGCAGTCGCCGGTACTACTTTGAGCGCCACATCGCTGCGCTGGAATCGATGAGCCAGAGTGGCCACGAACCCTCGCAAGCTGTGCTCATTGAAATTCTCCATGAGCGCTTATCAGCGGACAATAAGGCGGTGGAACTCTTTGCCAGTGTGCTCATCACCTTGGGGCTCATAGGGACCATTTTGGGGCTGATGTTGATGATGAACAGTCTCACCGATGTGATGATGGCGAGTGGAGGCGGTGATGGTCTGTTACGCGCCCTGGCGGGGGACGAGGGGCCGCTGGCCGGGTTGGGAGTGGCCTTTATGACCACGCTGATGGGCTCTGTGCTGGGCGGTGTTGTTCTGCGAGTGCTAACGGGGATTGTCGAGCGTTCCATATCGGAGTTCGTGGCGCTGGTGGCCGAACTCAGCGAAGTTCACATTATTGGCCGCTTGAAGTAA
- a CDS encoding arylesterase, translated as MIHAPLRMGILLVVCGYLLSCGRSTPPPDLSASRTILAFGDSLTFGYGAKQSQSYPSVLAELTGKRVINAGVNGETTSAGVRRISELLEEHRPDVVLLLEGGNDLLRRQSVASIKTNLLRMIELSQSHGAQVVLIAVPKPAIFGLSDHEVYAEVATQAQVFLLADVVSEVLSDADLRSDKIHPNAAGYRQMAEALAVFFL; from the coding sequence ATGATTCATGCCCCGCTGCGTATGGGGATTTTGTTGGTTGTATGTGGGTACTTGCTGAGTTGCGGGCGTTCCACGCCGCCGCCTGATTTAAGCGCTAGTCGCACCATCCTTGCCTTTGGGGATAGCCTCACCTTCGGTTATGGGGCTAAGCAATCCCAGAGCTACCCCAGTGTCCTCGCAGAGCTCACCGGGAAGCGCGTCATTAATGCGGGTGTGAACGGGGAAACCACCTCTGCGGGTGTGCGGCGGATCTCAGAGTTACTGGAAGAACACCGCCCCGATGTGGTGCTGCTCCTGGAGGGCGGCAATGACCTACTCCGTCGTCAGAGCGTAGCAAGTATAAAAACCAACTTGCTAAGGATGATTGAGTTGAGTCAAAGCCACGGGGCGCAGGTTGTTCTGATTGCGGTTCCAAAGCCTGCGATTTTCGGTTTGTCGGACCACGAGGTCTATGCCGAGGTGGCGACTCAGGCCCAGGTATTTTTGCTGGCTGATGTGGTCAGTGAGGTTCTATCCGACGCTGACTTACGCTCCGATAAAATTCACCCGAACGCAGCCGGTTATCGCCAGATGGCCGAAGCCCTCGCCGTGTTCTTCCTCTAG
- a CDS encoding CatB-related O-acetyltransferase, producing MQHLAPYSTTPQAPLHNARLPRPSTTAAAAEQPPATAALDAGDLARYGLALTPGSLLKAETVFERPAWLFGHRVKSCSIGAFTFFNAAGTTSVYRTRLGRYAQIGESSIIGPPEHPMDWFSNHPFAFTRPSHIPAMYEFADFARLAPADSDEPAWAESAPLTKIGHEAYIGAGCFIKRGVSIGDGAVIGARSVVTQDIPAYTIAVGSPARVIRDRFAPSLVERFLVLQWWRYDLAPHKAQLDFAEVEATLDTLEQLQSENKLKRLMPATYRVCEQQRCYRVEQLSRPLYD from the coding sequence ATGCAGCACCTTGCGCCTTATTCCACAACACCTCAAGCGCCTCTGCACAATGCTCGACTCCCGCGGCCAAGTACAACCGCTGCGGCTGCTGAACAGCCTCCAGCGACGGCAGCACTGGATGCAGGCGATTTAGCCCGGTATGGCTTGGCCTTAACCCCTGGGAGCTTACTCAAAGCAGAAACGGTCTTTGAACGTCCGGCCTGGCTCTTCGGGCACCGTGTAAAGTCCTGCTCCATTGGCGCTTTCACCTTTTTCAATGCAGCAGGCACTACCAGTGTGTATCGCACACGCCTGGGGCGGTACGCCCAAATTGGCGAGTCCAGCATCATTGGCCCTCCTGAACACCCCATGGATTGGTTTAGCAACCACCCCTTCGCCTTTACTCGGCCCAGCCACATCCCGGCCATGTATGAGTTCGCAGATTTTGCACGCCTCGCACCTGCAGACAGCGATGAGCCAGCCTGGGCTGAGAGTGCACCACTCACCAAGATTGGGCACGAGGCCTACATTGGCGCAGGGTGTTTCATCAAGCGCGGCGTCAGTATTGGTGATGGTGCGGTCATTGGCGCAAGGAGTGTCGTCACCCAAGACATACCGGCTTACACCATTGCGGTGGGATCTCCTGCAAGGGTCATTCGCGACCGCTTCGCTCCTTCGCTAGTGGAGCGGTTTTTGGTATTGCAGTGGTGGCGCTACGACTTAGCACCGCACAAGGCACAGCTCGATTTCGCCGAGGTCGAAGCCACCTTAGACACACTGGAGCAACTCCAGAGCGAGAACAAGCTAAAGCGACTTATGCCCGCCACCTACCGAGTGTGTGAGCAGCAACGATGCTATCGAGTAGAGCAGCTCTCCCGCCCCCTGTACGACTAA
- the msrB gene encoding peptide-methionine (R)-S-oxide reductase MsrB, producing MQFDLTPLSAERKQELAAKLNDEERRVLLNQGTEHPFCGGLLDNKQAGVYACKLCALPIFRSDSKFDSGSGWPSFHSPYAPNHIREIRDTSHGMIRTEIRCARCDGHLGHVFPDGPPPTGMRYCLNSVSMDFFAEGEALPEL from the coding sequence ATGCAGTTCGATCTAACCCCCCTGAGCGCCGAGCGCAAACAGGAACTGGCCGCCAAGCTCAATGACGAGGAGCGGCGGGTGCTTTTGAACCAGGGCACGGAGCATCCCTTTTGCGGTGGCCTTCTGGATAACAAGCAGGCTGGTGTGTACGCCTGCAAGCTCTGCGCGCTGCCCATTTTCCGCTCCGATTCCAAGTTTGATTCGGGTAGTGGCTGGCCGAGCTTTCATAGCCCTTACGCCCCCAATCACATTCGTGAGATTCGCGACACCAGTCACGGCATGATTCGTACGGAAATTCGTTGCGCGCGCTGTGATGGTCACCTAGGGCATGTCTTTCCGGATGGCCCACCTCCCACGGGCATGCGCTACTGCCTAAATTCTGTGTCTATGGATTTTTTTGCCGAAGGCGAGGCCTTACCTGAGCTATGA